The genomic stretch CATCGTTCTTCGGTACGCTGATCAACTTGGGTACCGTGACAGCGTTCAAATGTCGGAAGGCCTGTGAGATCGTTGGTAAATGTTACAGCTCGTATGTTTGCTCAACGGTACTCACATTCGCGATAGCACCATCAGGCAGCTTGCCATTCCACTTATCCTCCACCTTACTGATCTTGCCCTGCTCATCTGTGTAGATAGCAACAACACTCTCAATGGTCGTCTCCTTTCCAATCCCCTTGACGACATATCTCGTCTTCAAATCCATCAGGATAGGATTGCCAGCATCCTTGACCGAATGGTGCAGCCTCTCGATTTCCGAGAATGCGCTCTGTAGACCGTACCATTGTGCAGCGTACTTGTCGCGACCCTGCGCAAT from Pyrenophora tritici-repentis strain M4 chromosome 1, whole genome shotgun sequence encodes the following:
- a CDS encoding SnoaL-2 domain containing protein; the protein is MLNLIRPSSAFTQQTLRTTFSRSTISASQIPRISKANMATDASKPNIETKDVQTAPGITLSEQQNTVVGSVLDLFAGRPSLKKLALWRDDATFTDPITIAQGRDKYAAQWYGLQSAFSEIERLHHSVKDAGNPILMDLKTRYVVKGIGKETTIESVVAIYTDEQGKISKVEDKWNGKLPDGAIANAFRHLNAVTVPKLISVPKNDEEDAQRGNQ